Proteins from a genomic interval of Desulfofustis limnaeus:
- a CDS encoding TPM domain-containing protein produces the protein MARASQATGARSCLLILVLCILLVTTAAVAREVPPLQGRVNDLVGMLSPATINQLESVLADLEVSDSTQIAVLIIDSLQGDSLEDYSLRVAEQWQIGQKGRDNGALLLVVRDDRKLRIEVGYGLEGVLTDLVAGRIIRSVITPHFRLGNFNQGVIDGVGAMISAVRGEFQADVEKRQTGPAGVDPGGLLVFLMVILSFIGSLFRRAKPLAAVAGGIVVPTLAFLLFGITGMVLLLLIPVGIIGGLVAASIMGQAGTRRGSSGGFFPSGTTFGGGFGGGGGFSGGGGGFGGGGASGGW, from the coding sequence GTGGCACGAGCTTCTCAGGCAACCGGCGCGCGCAGCTGCCTGCTGATCCTGGTTCTCTGTATCCTGTTGGTTACGACGGCGGCGGTGGCCCGCGAGGTGCCGCCGCTGCAGGGTCGGGTCAACGACCTGGTCGGCATGCTCTCGCCGGCCACCATAAACCAGTTGGAATCGGTTCTGGCCGACCTGGAGGTCAGCGACTCGACCCAGATCGCGGTGCTGATCATCGATTCGCTGCAGGGAGACAGCCTTGAGGATTACTCTCTACGGGTCGCCGAACAGTGGCAGATCGGTCAGAAGGGCCGCGACAACGGGGCTCTGTTATTGGTCGTCCGCGACGATCGCAAACTGCGTATCGAAGTTGGTTACGGCCTGGAAGGCGTCCTCACCGATCTGGTCGCCGGCCGCATCATCCGCAGCGTCATCACGCCCCACTTTCGTCTGGGCAATTTCAACCAGGGAGTCATCGACGGGGTCGGTGCCATGATCAGCGCCGTCAGAGGCGAATTTCAGGCCGATGTCGAAAAACGACAGACCGGTCCTGCCGGAGTCGACCCGGGCGGTCTGCTGGTTTTTCTGATGGTCATTCTGTCGTTCATCGGATCACTGTTCCGCCGCGCCAAACCGCTTGCCGCTGTCGCCGGCGGCATCGTCGTGCCGACACTCGCCTTTCTGCTTTTTGGTATCACCGGTATGGTGTTGCTGCTGCTCATCCCGGTCGGTATCATCGGCGGCCTGGTGGCCGCCTCGATCATGGGCCAGGCCGGAACCCGGCGGGGCAGCTCGGGTGGATTCTTTCCATCCGGCACCACGTTCGGTGGCGGATTCGGCGGTGGTGGCGGTTTCAGTGGCGGCGGTGGCGGCTTCGGCGGCGGTGGCGCCTCGGGAGGCTGGTAG
- a CDS encoding 4'-phosphopantetheinyl transferase superfamily protein, with amino-acid sequence MLPTGLRSLLDSLAPGNTLAASSLAAPLLPEPELAALSSAWLTEHEQRHYRRFSFAKRRSEWLFGRICAKQAVLDLLSNGTDTQLRPLDITIEAGSTGRPSVVLVGNGHPATEPDISISHSHGMAIAVAGSGLCGVDIQQLNETLYRVKTRYCDEIETALLETTMERDLVQLGLLWVCKEAIRKCFSDIVLLGFLEIHLERISMDQGHRLLHFQLDKPFQTLGLVAVATHVREPYALAVCNVTNERLRHAGIA; translated from the coding sequence GTGCTGCCCACAGGACTACGCTCGCTGCTCGACTCGTTGGCCCCCGGCAACACCCTGGCCGCATCCAGCCTGGCGGCCCCTCTGCTCCCCGAACCGGAGCTGGCCGCCCTCAGCTCGGCCTGGCTGACCGAGCATGAACAACGGCATTATCGGCGGTTTTCTTTTGCCAAACGGCGCTCGGAATGGCTATTTGGTCGGATCTGCGCCAAGCAGGCGGTTCTCGATCTCCTCTCCAACGGCACCGATACGCAACTCCGTCCCCTCGACATCACCATTGAGGCCGGATCGACCGGCCGACCGTCGGTGGTCCTGGTCGGCAACGGTCATCCAGCAACCGAGCCGGACATCTCCATTTCCCACTCCCATGGCATGGCCATCGCGGTCGCCGGCTCCGGACTGTGCGGCGTCGATATCCAACAGCTCAATGAGACACTATACCGGGTCAAAACCCGCTATTGCGACGAGATCGAGACAGCCCTGCTGGAGACGACCATGGAGCGCGACCTCGTCCAACTGGGCCTGCTCTGGGTGTGCAAGGAGGCGATCCGCAAATGCTTCAGCGATATCGTCCTGCTCGGCTTCCTGGAGATCCACCTGGAGCGGATCAGCATGGATCAGGGTCATCGGCTGCTTCACTTCCAACTCGACAAACCGTTCCAGACCCTCGGCCTGGTCGCCGTCGCTACCCATGTCCGCGAACCTTACGCGCTTGCTGTCTGCAACGTGACCAACGAACGGTTGCGCCATGCCGGAATTGCCTGA
- a CDS encoding PilZ domain-containing protein gives MRRTKRKHPADKRKAKRWHLVFYLRVFDGHDQRIVGHLVDISTRGLMLVSDGPIEKGRSLSLRMKLPKEQAGRQELAFTATCRWCRQDTNPDFYIAGFRIDSIPPELPGHLRQLVDDFSIEESLRPADADCPACSLTHTAGPVV, from the coding sequence ATGCGACGAACGAAAAGAAAACACCCGGCGGACAAACGCAAGGCCAAGCGTTGGCACCTGGTGTTTTATCTTCGAGTCTTTGATGGTCACGACCAGAGAATCGTCGGGCATCTGGTGGATATTTCCACCCGTGGGCTGATGCTGGTCAGCGACGGGCCGATCGAGAAGGGGAGGTCGTTGTCACTGCGCATGAAACTGCCCAAGGAGCAGGCAGGACGCCAGGAATTGGCCTTCACGGCCACCTGCCGCTGGTGCCGGCAGGATACCAATCCGGATTTCTATATTGCCGGTTTCAGGATTGATTCAATTCCCCCTGAGTTGCCCGGCCACCTGCGTCAGCTGGTCGACGATTTCAGCATCGAGGAGAGCCTCAGACCCGCTGATGCCGACTGCCCCGCCTGCAGCCTGACCCACACCGCCGGACCCGTCGTTTGA
- a CDS encoding LemA family protein, with protein sequence MASIARLLLTISCLFLLVGCGYNTLQEKEEQVFKAWADVESTLQRRADLIPNLVATVKGYAAHERETLEAVVNARAKATSLQIKPEDLSNPTIMQQWSAAQGGLSSALSRLMVVVEQYPDLKANQNFLDLQTQLEGTENRINVARQRYNAAVEDFNASIRRFPERLTNAILLKLERKEYYKADEGAQQAPQVNFN encoded by the coding sequence ATGGCGTCCATCGCCCGTTTGCTTCTGACGATATCCTGCTTGTTTCTTCTCGTCGGCTGCGGCTACAACACCCTCCAGGAAAAGGAGGAACAGGTCTTCAAGGCCTGGGCAGATGTGGAATCGACCCTGCAACGCCGGGCCGATCTGATCCCCAACCTGGTGGCCACCGTCAAGGGCTACGCCGCCCATGAACGGGAGACCCTGGAGGCGGTGGTCAACGCCCGGGCCAAGGCGACATCGCTGCAGATCAAGCCGGAGGATCTGAGCAACCCGACGATCATGCAGCAATGGAGCGCCGCTCAGGGCGGTTTGAGCTCGGCCTTGTCGAGGCTGATGGTGGTGGTCGAGCAGTACCCCGACCTGAAGGCCAACCAGAATTTTCTCGATCTGCAGACGCAGCTGGAAGGCACCGAAAACCGGATCAACGTGGCCAGGCAACGCTACAACGCGGCGGTGGAGGACTTCAACGCCTCGATCCGCCGGTTCCCCGAGCGGTTGACCAACGCCATCCTGCTCAAACTGGAGCGAAAGGAATACTACAAGGCAGACGAGGGAGCCCAGCAGGCGCCCCAGGTGAATTTCAACTGA
- a CDS encoding CvpA family protein, protein METMHVSPYDFVVLGLVALLAIRGLWTGFLGQVVPLLALYLGYFAASRYHEQLLPFLQNVSTDPKVIFLSAYAILFAATFVAATLLGKGLALVIQVTVTPWFDRVLGMILGCAKAVLVVVLLHIVLGTLLAPENDMLRTCQSCPTLNRLSDLTREVIRDERIRDALRQNTPAITHGFLDSLIGPEPSVEQGPAAVEPRRPEP, encoded by the coding sequence ATGGAAACCATGCACGTGAGCCCCTACGATTTCGTTGTTCTCGGCCTTGTTGCCTTGTTGGCGATCCGAGGATTATGGACTGGCTTTCTGGGCCAGGTGGTGCCCCTGCTGGCCCTGTATCTCGGGTATTTTGCCGCCAGCCGTTACCATGAGCAGCTGCTGCCGTTTCTCCAGAACGTATCGACCGATCCCAAGGTCATTTTTCTCAGTGCCTATGCCATCTTGTTTGCCGCCACCTTCGTGGCGGCGACTTTGCTCGGCAAAGGCCTGGCGCTGGTGATCCAGGTCACCGTCACGCCGTGGTTCGACCGAGTGCTCGGCATGATCCTCGGATGCGCCAAGGCGGTGCTCGTCGTGGTTTTGCTCCATATCGTCCTCGGCACCTTGTTGGCCCCGGAAAATGACATGCTGCGCACCTGCCAGAGTTGCCCGACGCTCAACCGGCTGTCCGATTTGACCCGGGAAGTGATCCGCGATGAACGGATTCGTGATGCGCTGCGCCAAAACACTCCGGCCATCACCCATGGGTTCCTCGATTCTCTGATCGGGCCGGAGCCGTCGGTGGAACAGGGGCCGGCCGCTGTGGAACCACGCCGCCCCGAACCATGA
- a CDS encoding TPM domain-containing protein gives MKTLAQKFLTEEEQQRITAAVRQAERQTTGEIVPMVVSSSHEYPLAPVIGGAVLALPLGLLGSRLIAHYFWLGIDQLWLFFLCFLPFFVLGHQVGKRVPALMRLFLLSRQAEEEVAKAAALAFFTEKLYQTKAENGILLYVSVLEQRVWVLGDRGINEKIDQQRWQEIVSLVVDGVKAGNQCDAICNAVSRIGAILKESFPIAPGDKNELHNLIIR, from the coding sequence ATGAAAACCCTGGCCCAGAAATTTCTCACCGAAGAAGAACAGCAGCGGATCACAGCGGCAGTCCGCCAGGCGGAACGGCAGACCACCGGCGAAATCGTGCCGATGGTAGTCTCGTCCAGCCATGAATACCCCTTGGCACCAGTGATCGGCGGTGCGGTTCTGGCCCTACCCCTGGGTCTGCTCGGCAGCCGCCTCATAGCGCACTATTTCTGGCTGGGGATCGATCAGCTCTGGCTGTTTTTCCTCTGCTTCCTGCCCTTCTTCGTTCTCGGTCATCAGGTGGGTAAACGGGTGCCGGCCCTGATGCGCCTGTTCCTCCTGTCCCGCCAGGCCGAAGAAGAGGTGGCGAAAGCGGCCGCGCTTGCCTTTTTCACCGAAAAGCTCTACCAGACCAAAGCCGAAAACGGCATTCTTCTTTATGTCTCGGTCCTGGAACAGCGGGTCTGGGTGCTTGGCGACCGCGGCATCAACGAAAAAATCGACCAGCAGCGCTGGCAGGAAATCGTCTCGCTGGTAGTCGACGGAGTCAAGGCCGGCAACCAATGCGACGCCATCTGCAACGCCGTCTCCCGCATCGGAGCGATCCTGAAGGAATCGTTTCCTATCGCGCCGGGCGACAAAAACGAACTGCACAACCTGATCATCCGATAA
- the eno gene encoding phosphopyruvate hydratase, protein MTSRIAAVDALEILDSRGNPTVRVFVELENGTCAAASVPSGASTGENEAIELRDNNSTRYNGKGVRTAVDNVTKIIAPEIVGYPAENQAAIDRLMIELDGSENKANLGANAILGVSMAVARAAADSLGMPLYRYLGGCGACRLPVPMMNILNGGAHADNSVDFQEFMAVPIGFDSFSEGLRAVAETFHALKKLLNSRGLATGVGDEGGFAPNLGSNEEAMEVILEAIKKAGYQPGTDIAMALDSAASSFSPDLKSSYDLKWSGGGTLTSDAMVELVKKWATDYPIVSWEDPLAEGDWDGFNKITAQIGDRAQIVGDDIFVTNTRYIERGIAWKTANSVLIKLNQIGTVTETIEAIRRCRDAGWSYVISHRSGETEDTFIADFSVAMDGGQIKTGSASRSDRVAKYNRLLEIEHELGQEARYYWRKP, encoded by the coding sequence ATGACCTCTCGTATCGCTGCCGTCGACGCTTTGGAGATTCTTGATTCACGCGGCAACCCCACCGTTCGGGTTTTCGTCGAACTGGAAAACGGCACCTGCGCCGCCGCCTCGGTCCCGTCAGGAGCCAGCACCGGCGAAAATGAAGCGATTGAATTGCGCGACAACAACTCTACCCGCTATAACGGCAAAGGCGTACGCACCGCCGTGGACAACGTGACCAAGATTATCGCCCCGGAAATCGTCGGGTACCCTGCCGAAAACCAGGCCGCCATCGACCGTTTGATGATCGAGTTGGACGGATCGGAGAACAAGGCCAACCTTGGCGCCAATGCCATTCTCGGCGTCTCCATGGCCGTTGCCCGAGCCGCCGCCGATTCGCTGGGGATGCCGCTCTACCGGTATCTTGGCGGTTGCGGCGCCTGCCGGCTGCCGGTGCCGATGATGAATATTCTCAACGGCGGCGCCCACGCTGACAACAGCGTCGATTTTCAGGAATTCATGGCTGTGCCCATCGGCTTCGACTCCTTCAGTGAGGGGTTGCGCGCCGTCGCTGAAACCTTCCACGCCCTGAAAAAACTGCTCAACAGTCGGGGGCTCGCCACCGGGGTCGGCGACGAGGGCGGTTTCGCACCCAATCTCGGAAGCAACGAAGAGGCCATGGAAGTCATTCTCGAGGCCATCAAGAAGGCAGGCTATCAACCGGGTACCGACATTGCCATGGCCCTCGACTCCGCCGCCAGTTCCTTCTCTCCCGATCTGAAATCGAGTTACGACTTGAAATGGTCCGGCGGTGGCACCCTGACCAGCGATGCGATGGTGGAGTTGGTGAAGAAATGGGCCACTGACTACCCCATCGTCTCCTGGGAAGACCCGCTGGCCGAGGGCGATTGGGACGGGTTCAATAAGATCACCGCACAGATCGGCGATCGGGCACAAATCGTCGGCGACGATATCTTTGTCACCAACACCCGCTACATCGAGCGCGGCATTGCCTGGAAGACGGCCAATTCGGTACTGATCAAGCTCAATCAGATCGGCACCGTCACCGAGACCATCGAGGCTATCCGCCGCTGCCGCGACGCCGGCTGGAGTTACGTCATTTCCCACCGTTCTGGCGAGACGGAGGACACCTTTATCGCCGATTTCTCGGTTGCCATGGACGGTGGGCAGATCAAGACCGGCTCCGCTTCCCGCAGCGATCGCGTGGCCAAATACAACCGGCTCCTGGAAATCGAACACGAGTTGGGGCAAGAAGCCCGTTATTACTGGAGGAAACCTTGA
- a CDS encoding SDR family NAD(P)-dependent oxidoreductase, translating to MPESSRPDASRHSFYQGKHILVTGASGGLGSALMRRLVEPAAVLVLHARLEQHLETVVSSLPHRDKIIPLAADLSVPGEAAALAKRALAAAGRIDLLVNNAGIGYFALMEETEEERIRHLFEVNTFSPLMLIQELLPSMIRRGSGRIANIVSSAGRVPIPTVGVYGGSKSALAVMANTMRLELEPKGIDIVNIYPGTINNSFERNAMRESDRPGLCPTVDCGDDDELIAEQVLTAASGPPGEVWLERTGRIMALAAIAWPTVVDNRLKHLRDKTLSQTDRIKPPEFRRWRLWQLESSFACNLRCIMCPWEGVRRSATNGGHMSDQVWQALVPYLNEVKSIDFTGGGEPLLQKNLLSWIRQARTAGCEAGFLTNGLLLNEETIESLLDTGVTWIGISLDGADQETYETIRRGSDFARVCANITTLTSRRIDRRPLVMINFVIMTGNHQQLEKMIDLAERLGVDQVNFKQCDVIRGNHGKTFGLFADRETKQIRQLQKALKKAERRARKRGIRTTSFSFTPEEMPVCDQDPRDSLFIRHDGTVAPCINLAISGPSSFFGRDVTFPSVHYGRLPDMSLDEIWQSDACIFYRRRFEQRVQAHDGSLAAADIGHDLIKMKEAFAAAVEAMPEAPEGCRTCHYLYDV from the coding sequence ATGCCAGAATCATCCCGTCCAGACGCAAGCCGCCACTCATTCTATCAGGGTAAACATATCCTCGTCACTGGAGCCTCCGGCGGTCTCGGTTCGGCGCTCATGCGCCGGCTCGTTGAACCGGCGGCCGTGCTCGTCCTGCACGCCCGCCTGGAGCAGCATCTCGAGACAGTAGTGTCGTCTCTGCCGCACCGCGATAAAATTATTCCCCTGGCCGCCGACCTCTCCGTGCCCGGAGAGGCGGCAGCGCTTGCCAAACGGGCACTGGCCGCCGCCGGGCGCATCGACCTGCTGGTCAACAATGCCGGCATCGGCTACTTCGCCCTGATGGAAGAGACCGAGGAAGAGAGGATCCGCCATCTCTTCGAGGTCAATACGTTCTCACCCCTGATGCTGATCCAGGAATTGCTCCCGTCGATGATCAGGCGTGGTTCCGGACGCATCGCCAACATCGTCTCCAGTGCCGGCAGGGTGCCGATACCGACGGTTGGGGTCTATGGCGGCAGCAAGTCGGCCCTGGCGGTGATGGCCAACACCATGCGCCTCGAGTTGGAGCCGAAAGGGATCGACATCGTCAACATCTATCCGGGCACCATCAATAACTCCTTCGAGCGAAACGCCATGCGGGAGTCCGATCGCCCCGGACTCTGCCCGACCGTCGATTGCGGCGATGATGACGAACTCATCGCCGAACAGGTATTGACGGCCGCCTCCGGCCCGCCCGGAGAAGTCTGGCTGGAGCGCACGGGCCGAATCATGGCCCTGGCAGCCATCGCTTGGCCCACCGTGGTGGACAATCGGCTCAAGCACCTGCGGGACAAGACGCTCAGCCAGACCGACCGCATCAAACCACCGGAATTCAGACGCTGGCGTCTGTGGCAGCTGGAATCGAGCTTTGCCTGCAATCTGCGCTGCATCATGTGCCCCTGGGAAGGGGTCCGCCGCTCGGCTACAAACGGCGGCCACATGAGCGATCAGGTCTGGCAGGCTCTTGTTCCCTACCTCAACGAGGTGAAATCCATCGATTTCACCGGCGGCGGTGAACCGCTGCTGCAGAAGAATCTGCTCAGTTGGATCCGACAAGCACGGACCGCCGGCTGTGAAGCCGGCTTTCTGACCAACGGGCTCCTGCTGAACGAAGAGACGATAGAGAGTTTGCTTGACACCGGCGTTACCTGGATCGGTATCTCCCTGGACGGCGCGGACCAAGAAACCTATGAAACGATCCGTCGCGGCTCCGATTTCGCCCGAGTCTGCGCCAATATCACCACCCTCACTTCCCGACGGATCGACCGCCGCCCTTTGGTCATGATCAACTTCGTCATCATGACCGGCAATCATCAGCAACTGGAGAAGATGATCGACCTGGCCGAACGGCTCGGGGTCGACCAAGTGAACTTCAAACAATGCGACGTGATCCGGGGCAACCACGGGAAAACCTTCGGCCTGTTCGCCGACCGCGAGACCAAACAGATACGCCAGTTACAAAAAGCCCTCAAAAAGGCCGAGCGGCGAGCCCGCAAACGTGGCATCCGTACCACGTCCTTTTCCTTCACCCCGGAGGAGATGCCGGTCTGCGATCAGGACCCGCGAGACTCGCTGTTCATTCGCCATGACGGGACCGTCGCCCCGTGCATCAATCTGGCCATCAGCGGCCCCTCGAGCTTTTTCGGCCGAGATGTCACGTTTCCCAGTGTTCATTACGGCCGTTTACCCGATATGAGCCTTGACGAGATCTGGCAGAGCGACGCCTGCATCTTCTATCGACGCCGATTCGAGCAACGGGTGCAGGCCCATGACGGCTCCCTGGCGGCGGCCGACATCGGTCACGACCTGATTAAGATGAAGGAGGCCTTCGCCGCTGCCGTCGAGGCCATGCCGGAGGCGCCGGAAGGGTGCCGGACTTGCCATTACCTCTACGATGTGTAA
- the mutM gene encoding bifunctional DNA-formamidopyrimidine glycosylase/DNA-(apurinic or apyrimidinic site) lyase, protein MPELPEVEVVRLGLERFLPDRTVIDYRSNGKPLRLCSETQDMRRLLIGSRFLTVGRRAKYLLLELDNRSLLVIHLGMTGRLGLFPEKTPVLTHDHRRWLLDNGLELRFNDARRFGSLLIFPEETRATAERELFAGIGLEPFAPDCTADYMRAKAAGRTLPVKQFLMDGRAVAGIGNIYANEALFAAGIRPDRPAGRISRKKWLLLLQEIIRILRHAIACGGSSISDFLGTDGKGGYFQVHFSVYGRAGQACPRCFKPIKAIRLAGRSTFFCASCQR, encoded by the coding sequence ATGCCGGAATTGCCTGAAGTCGAGGTCGTCCGGCTCGGTCTCGAACGATTTCTGCCGGACCGGACCGTGATCGATTACCGGAGCAATGGAAAGCCCCTCCGTCTTTGCAGTGAAACGCAAGACATGCGCCGGTTGCTGATCGGCTCGCGGTTCCTGACAGTCGGCCGCCGGGCCAAATACCTGCTGCTGGAATTGGATAACCGCTCGCTGCTGGTCATCCATCTGGGCATGACCGGCAGGCTCGGCTTGTTTCCAGAAAAGACCCCGGTCCTGACCCACGATCACCGCCGCTGGCTGCTCGACAACGGTCTCGAACTGCGCTTTAACGATGCCCGTCGTTTCGGCTCGCTGCTCATCTTTCCCGAGGAGACGAGGGCCACCGCAGAGCGGGAGCTGTTCGCAGGCATTGGCCTCGAGCCCTTCGCTCCCGACTGCACCGCTGATTATATGCGGGCCAAGGCAGCCGGCCGGACCCTGCCGGTCAAACAATTCCTGATGGACGGCCGCGCGGTGGCCGGTATCGGCAACATCTACGCCAACGAGGCCTTGTTCGCGGCAGGAATCAGGCCGGATCGACCGGCCGGTAGGATCAGCCGTAAAAAATGGCTGTTGCTGCTGCAAGAAATCATCAGGATCCTACGTCACGCCATTGCCTGCGGGGGGTCCAGCATCAGCGACTTTCTTGGAACAGATGGTAAGGGCGGTTACTTTCAGGTGCATTTCTCCGTCTACGGCAGGGCCGGCCAAGCCTGCCCGCGCTGTTTTAAACCGATTAAGGCGATTCGTCTCGCTGGTCGCTCAACGTTCTTCTGTGCTTCCTGCCAGCGCTGA
- the rfbD gene encoding dTDP-4-dehydrorhamnose reductase, giving the protein MKILIIGSGGQLGTDCNVILSGNHTIIASDYPAVDIGSRDSVQAALSDARPDAVINCAAFTAVDRCESEREAAWRINADGPRHLADCAAAQQCRLIHISTDYVFDGRKTPPEAYEESDAVNPLSEYGRSKLAGEQAVLERCPEALILRTAWLYSAHGANFLKTILRLALSDATRPFTIVNDQFGSLTWSHTLARQIEKLLETSVSGVVHATADGFCTWYEGACYFLEKMAVPHSFVPCTTEQYPTPAHRPANSILRNRVLDDLGLSVFGSWQKDVDHLVDTCRTKLLAEAQAALAR; this is encoded by the coding sequence ATGAAAATTCTGATCATCGGCAGCGGTGGCCAGCTCGGTACCGACTGCAACGTTATCCTCTCCGGCAACCACACGATCATCGCCAGCGACTACCCGGCTGTCGACATCGGCAGCCGCGACAGTGTTCAAGCGGCCCTCTCCGACGCCCGTCCCGATGCGGTTATCAATTGCGCCGCCTTTACCGCCGTGGACCGCTGCGAAAGTGAGCGGGAAGCGGCCTGGCGAATCAACGCCGATGGGCCCCGCCATCTTGCCGATTGCGCCGCCGCACAGCAGTGCCGGCTCATCCACATCTCCACCGACTATGTCTTCGATGGACGCAAAACCCCACCCGAGGCTTACGAGGAGTCCGACGCGGTCAACCCCTTGTCCGAGTACGGGCGCAGCAAGCTGGCCGGAGAGCAGGCCGTACTCGAGCGCTGTCCCGAGGCCCTGATCCTGCGCACCGCCTGGCTCTATTCGGCCCATGGTGCCAATTTCCTCAAGACCATACTGCGCCTGGCGCTGTCCGATGCCACGCGTCCGTTCACTATCGTCAACGACCAGTTCGGTTCCCTGACTTGGTCACACACCCTGGCCCGACAGATCGAAAAATTACTCGAGACTTCGGTCTCCGGCGTTGTCCATGCGACCGCCGACGGCTTCTGTACCTGGTACGAAGGGGCCTGCTACTTCCTGGAAAAAATGGCCGTCCCGCATTCGTTCGTCCCTTGCACTACTGAACAATACCCCACCCCGGCGCACCGGCCGGCCAATTCTATCTTGCGCAACCGGGTGCTTGACGACCTCGGCCTGTCGGTATTCGGTTCCTGGCAGAAGGATGTGGACCACCTGGTGGATACCTGCCGGACGAAACTGCTTGCCGAGGCCCAGGCCGCTCTAGCCCGTTGA
- a CDS encoding UPF0280 family protein: MARKRQARTGRNPLSYRERSYRSRTAAAGLTISRVRLRETDLQILATTDVHRLAGELVARCRLQIETYIGHHRDFARSLAPLPDDELAPPIIRQMLAAGALAGVGPMAAVAGAIAEFVGRGLLEAGQKEVIVENGGDVFLLRTRPCTIGVFAGRSSLSNRVGVHLPAEAMPLGICTSSGTVGHSLSLGQADSVTVIAATAAVADAFATRLGNEAGRGEKAEAAIGRVLAVAKTMPAIRGVLAIHGETMGAYGDIELYPLS, translated from the coding sequence ATGGCCCGTAAAAGACAGGCCCGAACGGGGCGCAACCCACTGTCCTATCGAGAGCGCAGCTATCGCAGCCGGACCGCTGCGGCCGGCTTGACGATCAGCCGCGTGCGGCTGCGGGAGACCGATCTGCAGATTCTCGCCACTACCGATGTGCACCGGCTGGCCGGGGAGCTGGTGGCCCGTTGCCGATTGCAGATTGAGACCTACATCGGGCACCATCGGGATTTCGCCCGCTCGCTCGCCCCTCTCCCCGATGACGAACTGGCGCCGCCGATCATACGCCAGATGCTGGCCGCCGGGGCGCTGGCCGGAGTCGGGCCGATGGCGGCGGTTGCCGGGGCCATCGCCGAATTCGTCGGGCGTGGCTTGCTTGAAGCCGGTCAAAAAGAGGTTATAGTGGAAAACGGCGGCGATGTCTTTCTGCTCCGGACCCGGCCGTGCACCATCGGGGTCTTTGCTGGCCGCTCGTCGTTGAGCAACCGTGTCGGCGTGCATCTTCCCGCTGAGGCCATGCCGTTGGGGATTTGCACGTCCTCGGGAACCGTCGGCCATTCTCTCAGCCTCGGCCAGGCCGACTCGGTGACGGTGATCGCCGCCACGGCAGCGGTCGCGGATGCGTTCGCCACCCGGCTGGGAAACGAGGCCGGTCGAGGAGAAAAGGCGGAGGCAGCCATCGGCCGCGTTCTGGCCGTGGCGAAAACAATGCCGGCCATTCGTGGTGTTCTGGCCATCCATGGAGAAACCATGGGGGCCTATGGAGACATCGAGCTGTATCCCTTGAGCTGA
- the rfbA gene encoding glucose-1-phosphate thymidylyltransferase RfbA gives MKGIILAGGSGTRLYPLTKVISKQIMPVYDKPMIYYPLSVLMLAGIRDILIISTPHDLPVFQELFGDGAQLGLAISYEVQPSPDGLAQAFLIGKKFIGTNSVCLILGDNIFFGPGFTAILRESARLQKGGLIFGYLVKDPERYGVVQFNEQNQVVSIEEKPARPKSKYAVPGLYFYDNDVIAIAEEVKPSPRGELEITDVNLAYLRRGDLKVQPLGRGFCWLDTGTHESLQQASSYIQAVQERQGLKIACIEEIAFQLGYINADQLAALARDTLKNQYGQYIMDIIRERDQPENSHVFSQQ, from the coding sequence ATGAAAGGAATCATCCTGGCCGGCGGTTCCGGCACCCGTCTCTATCCGTTGACCAAGGTCATCAGCAAGCAGATCATGCCGGTCTACGATAAACCGATGATCTACTACCCACTCTCGGTACTGATGCTGGCCGGCATCAGGGATATCCTGATCATCTCGACACCGCACGACCTGCCGGTGTTTCAGGAACTCTTCGGCGACGGCGCCCAACTCGGCCTGGCCATCAGCTACGAAGTACAACCGAGCCCGGATGGACTCGCCCAGGCCTTTCTCATCGGCAAAAAATTCATCGGCACCAATTCGGTCTGCCTGATCCTTGGCGACAACATCTTCTTCGGGCCTGGCTTCACGGCCATTCTCCGGGAATCGGCGCGTTTGCAAAAAGGTGGCCTCATTTTCGGGTACCTGGTCAAGGACCCGGAACGGTACGGTGTTGTCCAGTTCAACGAGCAGAATCAGGTGGTCAGCATCGAGGAAAAACCGGCCCGGCCGAAATCCAAATATGCGGTCCCCGGACTCTACTTTTACGACAACGACGTAATCGCCATCGCCGAAGAGGTCAAGCCGTCGCCCCGTGGGGAATTGGAGATCACCGACGTCAACCTGGCCTACCTGCGCCGCGGCGACCTGAAGGTGCAGCCGCTCGGCCGCGGCTTCTGCTGGCTCGACACCGGGACCCACGAGTCATTGCAGCAAGCCTCGAGCTACATTCAGGCCGTCCAGGAACGCCAGGGGCTGAAGATCGCCTGCATCGAAGAGATCGCCTTCCAGCTCGGCTACATCAACGCCGACCAGTTGGCGGCGCTGGCCCGTGACACCCTGAAAAACCAGTACGGCCAGTATATAATGGATATCATAAGAGAACGCGACCAACCGGAAAACTCTCACGTCTTCAGCCAGCAATGA